The Urbifossiella limnaea genome has a window encoding:
- a CDS encoding DUF2341 domain-containing protein, whose protein sequence is MTASALSVAVLLTSFAGAAPADYAGWRHSGTVVVLTTPDGANLDAAAVVTDFPLLVRLHRDFFPFAEAKPNGDDLRVAAADGTPLAFEIEDWDAARGEAAVWVRVPQIKGNARQQLKLYWGNADARGASDPKAVFNASNGYLGVWHMAGPVRDAVGAVASKDTGTAPAPGVVGPARHFPGRKGVLGGDKIADFPVGSGPHSTEAWFRAEVPNSVVVGWGNEHAQGKVVVQYRSPPHVQTDCYFSDANVAGKKAVPLGEWVQVVHTYEKGNARLYVNGVLDTAATTKAAPLALKSPARLWLGGWYDNYTFVGDLDEVRVSKVARTAEWVRLQYENQKPFQTLVGPLVRPGREFAVTPAAVTVAEGGTATVRAEAGGAEKLYWVLRRGDREQVVATDRFAFTLDAGRVVGDQTATLLLKAVYPDGVKTKDIPVTIREGIPEPVFTLRAPATWDGRATVEVVAEVTNLDAMRAAGAGEVSLTWTAGDIAVIKEVGPGKLILRRAQNSGPLTVTATASNGGAPVACSATIAVREPASDPWVRRLPAKDEQPEENQFYARDDSGEGTLHYNGRLDAPADAVFLKLYADDRLVKTEAAAPAADGSFALSTRLKAGLVKYRVEFGTTAGGRDTVRRAVGNLVCGDAYVITGQSNAVATDFGKDDPAFRSDWIRTYGTMSGNPKAVAAWGTAVHRSRDGEKFQVGYWGMEFARRLVEEHKLPVCVLNGAVGGTRIDQHQRNAAAPEDPATIYGRLLWRVRQAKLTHGVRAVLWHQGENDQGADGPTGGYGYETYRQLFIDLAAAWKQDFPNVRHYYVFQIWPLSCAMGVNGSDNKLREVQRTLPTAFSNLSVMSTLGIEPPGGCHFPAAGYAEFARLITPLVERDFYGKKSVVPITPPNLLRATYTAARDAVVLEFDQPVRWDAALAGEFYLDGERAKVASGPASGNRLTLTLAGPSAARRITYLDGRAWSQARLLRGDNGLAALTFCDVPVLAPRP, encoded by the coding sequence ATGACCGCCTCTGCCCTGAGCGTTGCCGTCCTCCTCACGTCGTTCGCCGGGGCCGCCCCCGCGGACTACGCCGGGTGGCGGCACTCCGGCACGGTCGTCGTCCTCACCACGCCCGACGGCGCGAACCTCGACGCCGCCGCGGTCGTGACCGACTTCCCGCTCCTTGTCCGCCTCCACCGCGACTTCTTCCCGTTCGCCGAGGCGAAGCCGAACGGCGACGACCTCCGCGTGGCCGCCGCCGACGGCACCCCGCTGGCGTTCGAGATCGAGGACTGGGACGCGGCCCGCGGCGAGGCGGCGGTGTGGGTGCGCGTGCCGCAGATCAAGGGGAACGCGCGCCAGCAGTTGAAGCTGTACTGGGGGAACGCCGACGCCCGCGGCGCGTCCGACCCGAAGGCCGTGTTCAACGCCTCGAACGGCTACCTCGGCGTGTGGCACATGGCCGGCCCGGTCCGCGACGCGGTCGGCGCGGTCGCGTCGAAGGACACCGGCACCGCGCCGGCGCCCGGCGTCGTCGGCCCGGCGCGCCACTTCCCCGGCCGCAAGGGCGTGCTCGGCGGCGACAAGATCGCGGATTTCCCCGTGGGGTCGGGCCCGCACAGCACCGAGGCCTGGTTCCGCGCCGAGGTGCCGAACTCGGTCGTCGTCGGGTGGGGGAACGAGCACGCGCAGGGGAAGGTGGTGGTGCAGTACCGGAGCCCGCCGCACGTGCAGACGGACTGCTACTTCTCGGACGCCAACGTCGCCGGGAAGAAGGCGGTCCCGCTCGGGGAGTGGGTGCAGGTCGTCCACACCTACGAGAAGGGGAACGCCCGCCTGTACGTGAACGGCGTCCTCGACACGGCGGCGACGACGAAGGCGGCGCCGCTCGCACTCAAGAGTCCGGCCCGGCTGTGGCTCGGCGGCTGGTACGACAACTACACCTTCGTCGGCGACCTGGACGAGGTGCGCGTCTCGAAGGTCGCCCGCACCGCCGAGTGGGTGCGCCTCCAGTACGAGAACCAGAAGCCGTTCCAGACGCTCGTCGGCCCGCTGGTGCGGCCGGGGCGCGAATTCGCCGTCACGCCGGCGGCGGTGACCGTCGCCGAGGGCGGCACCGCCACCGTGCGCGCCGAGGCCGGCGGCGCGGAGAAGCTGTACTGGGTGCTCCGCCGCGGTGACCGCGAGCAGGTCGTCGCCACCGACCGCTTCGCGTTCACGCTCGACGCCGGCCGCGTCGTCGGCGACCAGACCGCGACGCTGCTACTGAAGGCGGTTTACCCCGACGGCGTGAAGACGAAGGACATCCCGGTCACAATCCGCGAGGGGATCCCGGAGCCCGTCTTCACCCTGCGCGCCCCGGCGACGTGGGACGGCCGCGCGACGGTCGAGGTGGTCGCCGAGGTCACCAACCTCGACGCCATGCGGGCGGCCGGCGCCGGCGAGGTGAGTCTCACCTGGACCGCCGGCGACATCGCCGTCATCAAGGAGGTCGGGCCCGGGAAGCTGATCCTGCGCCGCGCGCAGAACAGCGGCCCGCTCACGGTCACGGCGACGGCGAGCAACGGCGGCGCGCCGGTGGCGTGCTCGGCCACGATCGCCGTGCGCGAGCCGGCGAGCGACCCGTGGGTGCGGCGCCTGCCCGCGAAGGACGAGCAGCCCGAGGAGAACCAGTTCTACGCCCGCGACGACAGCGGCGAGGGCACGTTGCATTACAACGGTCGGCTCGACGCACCGGCCGACGCGGTATTCCTGAAGCTGTACGCCGACGACCGACTCGTGAAGACCGAAGCGGCCGCGCCGGCGGCCGACGGGTCGTTCGCGCTCTCGACCCGGCTCAAGGCGGGGCTCGTGAAGTACCGCGTCGAATTCGGCACGACGGCCGGCGGCCGCGACACCGTGCGCCGCGCCGTCGGCAACCTCGTGTGTGGCGACGCGTACGTCATCACCGGCCAGTCGAACGCCGTCGCCACCGACTTCGGCAAGGACGACCCCGCGTTCCGCAGCGACTGGATTCGCACGTACGGCACCATGTCCGGGAACCCGAAGGCAGTCGCCGCGTGGGGCACCGCCGTCCACCGCAGCCGCGACGGCGAGAAGTTCCAGGTCGGCTACTGGGGGATGGAGTTCGCCCGCCGGCTGGTCGAGGAGCACAAGTTACCGGTGTGTGTCCTCAACGGCGCGGTCGGCGGCACGCGGATCGACCAGCACCAGCGGAACGCCGCCGCGCCCGAAGACCCCGCGACCATCTACGGCCGCCTGCTGTGGCGCGTGCGGCAGGCGAAGCTCACGCACGGCGTCCGCGCCGTGCTGTGGCACCAGGGGGAGAACGACCAGGGGGCCGACGGGCCGACCGGCGGGTACGGCTACGAGACGTATCGGCAGTTGTTCATCGACCTGGCCGCGGCGTGGAAGCAGGACTTCCCGAACGTGCGGCACTACTACGTCTTTCAAATCTGGCCGCTGTCGTGCGCGATGGGGGTGAACGGCTCCGACAACAAACTCCGCGAGGTGCAACGGACGCTGCCGACGGCGTTCTCGAACCTGAGTGTGATGTCCACCCTCGGCATCGAGCCACCCGGCGGCTGCCACTTCCCCGCCGCCGGGTACGCCGAGTTCGCCCGCCTCATCACGCCACTCGTCGAGCGCGACTTCTACGGCAAGAAGTCCGTGGTGCCGATCACGCCACCGAACCTGCTCCGCGCGACGTACACCGCCGCCCGCGACGCTGTGGTGCTGGAGTTCGACCAGCCGGTGCGCTGGGACGCGGCGCTGGCGGGCGAGTTCTACCTCGACGGCGAGCGGGCGAAGGTGGCGTCCGGCCCCGCGAGCGGGAACCGGCTGACGCTGACGCTCGCGGGGCCGTCGGCGGCGCGGCGAATCACCTACCTCGACGGCCGGGCGTGGAGCCAGGCCCGGCTCCTCCGCGGCGACAACGGCCTCGCCGCCCTCACCTTCTGCGACGTGCCGGTCCTCGCACCGCGGCCCTAG
- a CDS encoding SGNH/GDSL hydrolase family protein, protein MPRLAVLALLALPAVLPASGPVIDPATGKVDPATGVRWYDVRALGLEGQGWADTKAPFDRLPARAEKTARPAVWGLSRHSTGLCVRFVTAATTVHARWTVTNKNLAMPHMPATGVSGLDLYVRTPAGWRWVANGRPAAETTTAQLATGLEPGEKEFLLYLPLYNGVSAVEVGVPDGTALKTAEPRPADRRAPLVFYGTSITQGGCASRPGMVHTAILGRRFDRPVVNLGFSGSGTLDPDIAALLGELDAAVFVLDCLPNLTPPQVAERTAPFVKALRAAKPTTPILLVEDRTYANAAVLPAAAKRNADSRAAYRKAFDALVAAGDRNLHYLRGDALIGDDGEGTVDGSHPTDLGFLRQADAFAAALRPLLAPRPR, encoded by the coding sequence ATGCCCCGTCTGGCCGTCCTCGCGCTCCTCGCCCTTCCGGCCGTACTCCCCGCCTCCGGGCCGGTCATCGACCCCGCCACCGGGAAGGTCGATCCGGCCACCGGCGTCCGCTGGTACGACGTCCGCGCGCTCGGCCTTGAGGGCCAGGGCTGGGCCGACACGAAAGCCCCGTTCGACCGCCTCCCCGCCCGCGCCGAGAAGACGGCACGCCCGGCGGTCTGGGGGCTGAGCCGGCACTCGACCGGGCTGTGCGTCAGGTTCGTCACCGCCGCGACCACCGTCCACGCCCGGTGGACGGTCACGAACAAGAACCTGGCGATGCCGCACATGCCGGCCACCGGGGTGAGCGGGCTCGACCTGTACGTCCGCACGCCGGCCGGCTGGCGGTGGGTGGCGAACGGCCGGCCGGCCGCCGAGACCACGACCGCCCAACTCGCCACCGGGCTCGAACCCGGCGAGAAGGAGTTCCTCCTGTACCTCCCGCTGTACAACGGCGTCTCGGCGGTCGAGGTCGGCGTGCCGGACGGGACCGCGCTGAAGACAGCCGAGCCGCGCCCTGCCGACCGCCGCGCCCCGCTCGTCTTCTACGGCACGTCCATCACCCAGGGCGGGTGCGCGTCGCGGCCGGGAATGGTCCACACCGCCATCCTCGGCCGCCGCTTCGACCGCCCGGTCGTCAACCTCGGGTTCTCCGGCAGCGGCACCCTCGACCCGGACATCGCCGCCCTCCTCGGCGAACTCGACGCGGCCGTGTTCGTCCTCGACTGCCTCCCGAACCTCACGCCCCCGCAGGTCGCCGAGCGGACGGCGCCGTTCGTGAAGGCGCTCCGCGCCGCGAAGCCGACCACCCCGATCCTGCTGGTCGAGGACCGCACCTACGCGAACGCCGCCGTGCTCCCCGCGGCCGCGAAGCGGAACGCCGACAGCCGTGCGGCGTACCGGAAGGCGTTCGACGCCCTCGTCGCGGCGGGCGACCGGAACCTGCACTACCTCCGCGGGGACGCGCTGATCGGCGACGACGGCGAGGGGACGGTGGACGGGTCGCACCCGACCGACCTCGGGTTCCTGCGCCAGGCCGACGCCTTCGCCGCCGCCCTCCGCCCGCTCCTCGCGCCCCGGCCGCGGTAG
- a CDS encoding POT-type proton-dependent oligopeptide transporter encodes MSAPSEQPQPPGPPRARWPRQVAYIIGNEGCERFSFYGMRNILTPFLASSALLFAVVEAVPKAEREAAAKEVFHTFVLGVYFFPLLGGWLADRLLGKYRTILYLSLVYCVGQACLAAFFDNKAGFYVGLFLVALGSGGIKPCVSAFVGDQFDQSNKSLARLVFDAFYWIINFGSFFASLLMPVFLRDYGPAVAFGIPGVLMFVSTVILWLGRRLYVDVPPAPPHPDSFVRVARSALTAPAPTGNGRPGLLLALVGALVAGACLVLGFVDLERMTRGAHPLLGVVSWWCLALVAAIGFTGVGTWWQLDRARAAHPADAVEGARSVLRVLVLFALVTPFWSLFDQKASTWVLQGNGMTKPAWFVPAQMQALNPLLVMLLIPFNNLVLYPAIRRAGFEPTPLRRMGAGIAFSGLSWVVIGVLQLSLDAGEALSITWQVLPYALLTLGEVLVSATGLEFAYSQAPAPMKGAILAFWSLSVTVGNLWVLLANVAVRNDAVTRAIGQTGVGVMSFQMFFFAAFAFAAAVAFGAYAARYPLADHYRTTG; translated from the coding sequence ATGTCCGCACCGTCCGAACAGCCGCAACCGCCGGGGCCGCCGCGCGCCCGGTGGCCGCGACAGGTCGCCTACATCATCGGGAACGAGGGGTGTGAGCGCTTCTCGTTCTACGGGATGCGGAACATCCTCACCCCCTTCCTCGCCTCCTCCGCCCTCCTCTTCGCGGTCGTCGAGGCGGTGCCCAAGGCGGAGCGGGAGGCGGCGGCGAAGGAGGTGTTCCACACCTTCGTGCTGGGCGTGTACTTCTTCCCCCTCCTCGGCGGGTGGCTCGCCGACCGGCTCCTCGGGAAGTACCGGACCATCCTCTACCTGAGCCTCGTGTACTGCGTCGGCCAGGCATGCCTGGCCGCCTTCTTCGACAACAAGGCCGGGTTCTACGTCGGCCTGTTCCTCGTCGCCCTCGGCTCGGGCGGGATCAAGCCGTGCGTGTCGGCGTTCGTCGGCGACCAGTTCGACCAGTCGAACAAGTCGCTCGCCCGCCTCGTCTTCGACGCCTTCTACTGGATCATCAACTTCGGCTCCTTCTTCGCCTCGCTCCTCATGCCCGTCTTCCTCCGGGACTACGGCCCGGCGGTCGCGTTCGGCATCCCCGGCGTGCTGATGTTCGTCTCGACCGTGATCCTCTGGCTCGGCCGGCGCCTGTACGTGGACGTGCCGCCGGCGCCGCCGCACCCGGACTCGTTCGTGCGCGTGGCTCGCTCCGCGCTGACCGCCCCGGCTCCGACCGGGAACGGCCGGCCGGGGTTGCTGCTCGCCCTCGTCGGCGCGCTCGTGGCGGGCGCGTGCCTGGTGCTCGGGTTCGTCGATCTCGAGCGGATGACGAGGGGCGCGCACCCGCTGCTCGGGGTCGTCTCGTGGTGGTGCCTCGCCCTCGTCGCGGCCATCGGGTTCACCGGGGTCGGGACGTGGTGGCAACTCGACCGGGCGCGGGCCGCCCACCCCGCCGACGCGGTCGAGGGCGCCCGCAGCGTGCTCCGCGTGCTCGTCCTGTTCGCCCTGGTGACGCCGTTCTGGTCCCTGTTCGACCAGAAGGCGTCCACCTGGGTGCTCCAGGGCAACGGGATGACGAAACCCGCGTGGTTCGTGCCGGCGCAGATGCAGGCGCTGAACCCGCTCCTGGTGATGCTGCTGATCCCGTTCAACAACCTGGTCCTGTACCCCGCCATCCGCCGGGCCGGGTTCGAGCCGACGCCGCTCCGGCGGATGGGGGCCGGGATCGCGTTTTCCGGCCTGTCCTGGGTCGTCATCGGGGTCTTGCAGCTGTCGCTCGACGCCGGCGAGGCGCTGTCGATCACCTGGCAGGTGCTCCCCTACGCCCTGCTCACGCTCGGCGAGGTGTTGGTGTCGGCGACCGGGCTCGAGTTCGCGTACAGCCAGGCGCCGGCCCCGATGAAGGGCGCGATCCTGGCCTTCTGGAGCCTGTCGGTGACGGTCGGCAACCTGTGGGTGCTGCTGGCGAACGTGGCCGTCCGCAACGACGCGGTGACCCGGGCGATCGGTCAGACCGGGGTGGGGGTGATGAGCTTCCAGATGTTCTTCTTCGCCGCCTTCGCGTTCGCCGCGGCCGTGGCGTTCGGCGCGTACGCGGCCCGCTACCCGCTGGCCGACCACTACCGAACGACCGGGTAG
- a CDS encoding S41 family peptidase has protein sequence MTRLALLSLAALAAGAGPLAADPGEARLLRFPAIHGDRVVFTYAGDLYTVPAAGGTARRLTSHPGFEMFPHFSPDGSMVAFTAQYDGNTEVFVVPAEGGEPKRLTYTATLGRDEVSDRMGPNNIVMGWTPDGKNVLLRSRMRSFNDFIGQLYTVPVVGGLPEPLPLPRGGFASYTPDGGQLAYNRIFREFRTWKRYRGGMCDDVWLYDFATKKTEQLTDDPAQDIFPMVLGGKVYFISDRGKEMRFNLHSVDPKTKKVERHTDFTEFDVKFPSAGEKAVVFENGGYLYRFDAATAKAEKVPVRILDDRLGARGALTDVSKQVTAYEISPDGRRVMFGARGDVFTVPAAAGVTRNLTQTSGVHERNPKFSPDGKSVAFVSDATGEDEIHVGPVDGSAPAKAITTGADTYKYDLLWSPDSKKLLWGDKKLRLQFVDVATKQVTLVDQAKAFEIRDYVWAPDSKWVAYARPEVDSLQKVHLFSLASGKATPVTDGWYGAGSPAFSPDGKYLYLVSARDFNPTYSQTEWNHAYRDMNRLYLLTLAKTTPNPLRPRLDDEPAEKKEDKKDEKKDPPADLKIDLDGLGGRVVVLPGAPGQYRSLTATGNSLYYVRQTAKDAAPQLCVLDLTSRKDATLGPVGGYEVSADGKKMLISKDGKYSVIDLPKAGPLAAGEPLDVSGLEVDLDRRAEWKQMFHESWRQMRDFFYDPGLHGVDWVGVRKKYEPLLEHVAHRADLTYVIGEMISELNAGHAYVGGGELPTVRRVKQGLLGAEYRRDEKTGFFQITRVLPGENWNPKTRSPLTEVGVDVKANDWIVAVNGRPTSGVKNINELLVNAAGKAVVLSVNANPTAEGARRVVVTPTDDEADLYYYAWVQGNIKKVSDATGGTVGYLHVPDMQQAGLNEFAKHYYPQLRKQALVVDVRGNGGGNVSPMLIERLRREAAMIGIARNAEPTVDPNGTFVGPMACLLNEFSASDGDIFPYRFRQHKLGPLIGKRSWGGVVGIRGSLPLLDGGTLSKPEFSRYDLGGKEWVMENKGVTPDIVVDNDPAREFAGDDQQLTRAIEVLQAELRRNPPRLPTPPPPYPKR, from the coding sequence ATGACCCGACTCGCGCTTCTCAGCCTCGCCGCGCTCGCGGCCGGGGCCGGCCCCCTCGCCGCCGACCCCGGCGAGGCGCGGCTGCTCCGCTTCCCCGCGATCCACGGCGACCGCGTCGTCTTCACCTACGCCGGCGACCTGTACACCGTGCCGGCCGCGGGGGGCACCGCCCGCCGGCTCACGTCGCACCCCGGGTTCGAGATGTTCCCCCACTTCTCGCCCGACGGGTCGATGGTCGCGTTCACCGCCCAGTACGACGGCAACACCGAGGTCTTCGTCGTCCCCGCGGAGGGCGGCGAGCCGAAGCGCCTCACCTACACCGCCACGCTCGGCCGCGACGAGGTGTCCGACCGAATGGGGCCGAACAACATCGTCATGGGCTGGACGCCGGACGGGAAGAACGTCCTGCTTCGCTCGCGGATGCGGTCGTTCAACGACTTCATCGGCCAGCTCTACACCGTGCCGGTCGTGGGCGGGCTTCCCGAGCCGCTGCCGTTGCCGCGCGGCGGCTTCGCCAGCTACACGCCCGACGGCGGGCAACTGGCGTACAACCGCATCTTCCGCGAGTTCCGCACCTGGAAGCGCTACCGCGGCGGCATGTGCGACGACGTGTGGCTCTACGACTTCGCCACCAAGAAGACCGAGCAGCTGACCGACGACCCCGCCCAGGACATTTTCCCGATGGTGCTCGGCGGCAAGGTCTACTTCATCTCGGACCGCGGCAAGGAGATGCGGTTCAACCTCCACTCCGTGGACCCGAAGACGAAGAAGGTCGAGCGGCACACCGACTTCACCGAGTTCGACGTCAAGTTCCCGTCGGCCGGCGAGAAGGCCGTGGTCTTCGAGAACGGCGGCTACCTGTACCGGTTCGATGCGGCGACGGCGAAGGCCGAGAAGGTGCCGGTCCGCATCCTCGACGACCGCCTCGGCGCGCGTGGGGCGCTGACCGACGTGAGCAAGCAGGTCACGGCCTACGAGATTTCACCGGACGGCAGGCGCGTGATGTTCGGCGCCCGCGGCGACGTGTTCACCGTCCCCGCCGCGGCCGGCGTCACCCGGAACCTGACGCAGACGTCGGGCGTCCACGAGCGGAACCCCAAGTTCTCCCCGGACGGCAAGAGCGTGGCGTTCGTGTCCGACGCCACCGGCGAGGACGAGATCCACGTCGGCCCCGTCGACGGCAGCGCACCCGCGAAGGCGATCACGACCGGTGCCGACACCTACAAGTACGACCTGCTGTGGTCGCCCGACTCGAAGAAGCTCCTGTGGGGCGACAAGAAGCTGCGCCTGCAGTTCGTGGACGTGGCGACGAAGCAGGTGACGCTCGTCGACCAGGCGAAGGCGTTCGAGATCCGCGACTACGTGTGGGCGCCGGACTCGAAGTGGGTCGCGTACGCCCGGCCGGAGGTGGACTCGCTGCAGAAGGTCCACCTGTTCTCGCTCGCGTCCGGCAAGGCGACGCCGGTGACGGACGGGTGGTACGGCGCCGGCTCGCCGGCGTTCAGCCCGGACGGCAAGTACCTTTACCTCGTCTCGGCCCGCGACTTCAACCCGACGTACAGCCAGACCGAGTGGAACCACGCCTACCGCGACATGAACCGCCTCTACCTCCTGACGCTGGCGAAGACCACGCCGAACCCCCTGCGGCCGCGGCTGGACGACGAGCCGGCCGAGAAAAAGGAGGACAAGAAGGACGAGAAGAAGGACCCGCCGGCGGACCTCAAGATCGACCTCGACGGCCTCGGCGGGCGCGTCGTGGTCCTCCCCGGCGCGCCGGGCCAGTACCGCAGCCTGACTGCGACGGGGAACAGCCTCTACTACGTCCGCCAGACCGCGAAGGACGCCGCGCCGCAGCTCTGCGTGCTCGACCTGACCAGCCGCAAGGACGCGACGCTCGGGCCGGTCGGCGGCTACGAGGTGAGCGCCGACGGCAAGAAGATGTTGATCTCGAAGGACGGCAAGTACAGCGTCATCGACTTGCCGAAGGCCGGGCCGCTGGCCGCCGGCGAGCCGCTCGACGTGTCGGGCCTCGAAGTCGACCTCGACCGGCGGGCCGAGTGGAAGCAGATGTTCCACGAGAGCTGGCGGCAGATGCGCGACTTCTTCTACGACCCCGGCCTGCACGGCGTGGACTGGGTGGGCGTCCGCAAGAAGTACGAGCCGCTGCTCGAACACGTCGCGCACCGGGCCGACCTGACCTATGTCATCGGCGAGATGATCTCGGAGCTGAACGCCGGCCACGCCTACGTCGGCGGCGGCGAGCTGCCGACTGTGCGCCGCGTGAAGCAGGGGCTGCTCGGCGCCGAGTACCGGCGCGACGAGAAGACCGGCTTCTTCCAGATCACGCGCGTCCTGCCGGGCGAGAACTGGAACCCGAAGACGCGGTCGCCGCTGACCGAGGTCGGCGTGGACGTGAAGGCGAACGACTGGATCGTCGCCGTGAACGGCCGGCCGACCAGCGGCGTGAAGAACATCAACGAGCTGCTGGTGAACGCCGCCGGCAAGGCTGTCGTGCTGTCCGTCAACGCGAACCCCACGGCCGAGGGAGCGCGGCGCGTGGTGGTCACGCCTACCGACGACGAGGCGGACCTGTACTACTACGCGTGGGTGCAGGGGAACATCAAGAAGGTGTCGGACGCGACCGGCGGCACGGTCGGCTACCTGCACGTGCCGGACATGCAGCAGGCGGGGCTGAACGAGTTCGCCAAGCACTACTACCCGCAGCTGCGGAAGCAGGCGCTGGTCGTGGACGTGCGCGGCAACGGCGGCGGCAACGTGTCGCCGATGCTGATCGAGCGGCTCCGCCGCGAGGCGGCGATGATCGGCATCGCCCGCAACGCCGAGCCGACGGTGGACCCGAACGGCACGTTCGTCGGCCCGATGGCCTGCCTGCTCAACGAGTTCTCGGCGTCCGACGGCGACATCTTCCCGTACCGGTTCCGGCAGCACAAGCTCGGGCCGCTGATCGGCAAGCGGAGCTGGGGCGGGGTGGTCGGCATCCGCGGGTCGCTGCCGCTGCTCGACGGCGGCACGCTCAGCAAGCCGGAGTTCTCCCGGTACGACCTGGGCGGCAAGGAGTGGGTCATGGAGAACAAGGGCGTGACGCCGGACATCGTGGTGGACAACGACCCGGCGCGGGAGTTCGCGGGCGACGACCAGCAGCTGACGCGGGCGATCGAGGTGTTGCAGGCGGAGCTGCGGCGGAACCCGCCGCGGCTCCCGACGCCCCCGCCGCCGTACCCGAAGCGGTGA
- a CDS encoding SulP family inorganic anion transporter: protein MTDKPGNPWPLLPIAGWLSQYRRGWLRFDLLAGATLAAYAVPVSLAYAGLAGLPPQTGLYCYLVAGLGYAVLGSSRHIAVGPTSAIALLLGVTLAPLSGGDPARHAALASLTALIVAGVFVLAWLLRLSVLVSFISESILTGFKAGAALVIASTQLPKLFGVDGGGGDFFHRIGHLVRQLPDTNLPTLGVGVAALAALAVGGKFLPGRPVALGVVVLALVAASLVPVEQQGVKVVGRLTPGLPDFLPAAASLGDLRVDEVRQLTRLAFACFLLAYIESVSAARAFALKHRYPVDPRQEFLGLGAASLVAGLWQGFPVAGGLSQSAVNEKGGARTPLSLVVASAVVGLVLLLFTDLFRNLPEAVLAAIVLVAVAGLIDLKELRYLWRASRIDFAAAGVALGGVLLMGVLDGVVIAVLASAAMLLFRVTRPHVAFLGRIPGTERFSDATRHPDNEAVPGVLAFRVEGSLVYFNADHVLQTVLQRVGGEPGLRRVVYDLSNTPYVDVAGSRMLRRLHDELAAKEIGFRLVGAHGEVRDRLRFEKLEEWAGPINRHVSLGEAVDLPPEGTPGRDERTNPEGPPHGNP from the coding sequence ATGACCGACAAGCCCGGCAACCCCTGGCCGCTACTGCCGATCGCCGGCTGGCTGTCGCAGTACCGGCGCGGGTGGTTGCGGTTCGACCTCCTCGCCGGTGCCACGCTCGCGGCCTACGCGGTGCCGGTGTCGCTGGCCTACGCGGGGCTGGCCGGGCTGCCTCCCCAGACGGGGCTCTACTGCTACCTGGTGGCGGGGCTGGGCTACGCGGTCCTCGGGTCCTCCCGCCACATCGCCGTCGGCCCGACCTCCGCCATCGCGTTGCTGCTGGGCGTCACCCTGGCGCCGCTGTCCGGGGGCGACCCCGCCCGGCACGCCGCGCTGGCGTCCCTGACCGCACTGATCGTGGCCGGCGTGTTCGTGCTGGCCTGGCTGCTGCGGTTGAGCGTGCTGGTGAGTTTCATCTCCGAGAGCATTCTGACCGGGTTCAAGGCCGGCGCCGCCCTGGTCATCGCCTCCACCCAGCTGCCAAAGCTGTTCGGGGTCGACGGGGGCGGCGGGGACTTCTTCCACCGCATCGGCCACCTCGTCCGGCAACTGCCGGACACGAACCTCCCGACGCTGGGCGTCGGCGTGGCGGCGCTGGCGGCGCTGGCCGTGGGAGGGAAGTTCCTGCCCGGCCGGCCCGTCGCACTCGGCGTCGTGGTGCTCGCGCTCGTCGCCGCCTCGCTGGTCCCGGTCGAGCAGCAGGGCGTGAAGGTGGTGGGCCGGCTGACCCCGGGCCTGCCGGACTTTCTCCCCGCCGCCGCGAGCCTGGGCGACCTCCGGGTCGACGAGGTTCGCCAGTTGACTCGCCTGGCGTTCGCCTGCTTCTTGCTGGCCTACATCGAGAGCGTTTCGGCCGCGCGCGCGTTCGCCCTGAAGCACCGCTACCCGGTGGACCCGCGCCAGGAGTTCCTCGGGTTGGGGGCGGCCAGCCTCGTGGCGGGCCTCTGGCAGGGCTTCCCCGTTGCGGGCGGGTTGTCGCAGAGCGCGGTCAACGAGAAGGGCGGCGCACGCACGCCGCTGTCGCTGGTGGTCGCGTCGGCAGTGGTCGGGCTGGTACTCCTCCTTTTCACCGACCTGTTTCGAAACCTGCCGGAGGCCGTTCTGGCCGCCATCGTGCTCGTCGCCGTGGCGGGCCTGATCGACCTCAAGGAGTTGCGGTACTTGTGGCGCGCGAGCCGGATCGACTTCGCCGCGGCCGGCGTGGCGCTGGGCGGGGTGCTGCTCATGGGGGTCCTGGACGGGGTCGTCATCGCCGTCCTGGCCTCGGCCGCGATGCTCCTCTTTCGGGTGACACGGCCCCACGTCGCCTTCCTCGGCCGCATCCCGGGGACGGAGCGGTTCTCCGACGCGACCCGCCACCCGGATAACGAGGCCGTCCCTGGCGTCCTGGCGTTCCGCGTCGAGGGGTCGCTGGTCTACTTCAACGCGGACCACGTTCTGCAGACGGTGCTCCAGCGGGTGGGCGGCGAGCCCGGGCTGCGGCGCGTGGTGTACGACCTCTCGAACACCCCCTACGTGGACGTCGCGGGGTCGCGGATGCTCAGGCGCCTGCACGACGAACTGGCCGCCAAGGAAATCGGGTTCCGGCTCGTCGGGGCGCACGGCGAGGTCCGCGACCGGCTGCGGTTCGAGAAACTCGAAGAGTGGGCGGGGCCGATCAACCGCCACGTCTCCCTGGGCGAGGCGGTCGACTTGCCGCCCGAGGGGACACCGGGGCGCGACGAGAGGACCAACCCCGAGGGACCACCCCACGGCAATCCCTGA